In one Rhopalosiphum padi isolate XX-2018 chromosome 3, ASM2088224v1, whole genome shotgun sequence genomic region, the following are encoded:
- the LOC132925755 gene encoding uncharacterized protein LOC132925755 produces MLSDLALSEENRSLQTILWRSQPSDKLKEYCLNTITYGTTPASYLATACLEKLAQECEEKTSLASRAIKSDFYMDDLLTGANTIADAVNLREEVINTMNSAGFVLRKWIFNEHALLTNISNNNDDPMFILNIDGTAVKTLGLYWDPRTDAYQYKISNRNYTNDLAMSKRKVLSTIATIYDPLGLIGPVIVTAKILMQKLWQHKLEWDAVLPAQLKEEWGNYLEELTDIENIKIPRRIIGVENNNEIEMHGFADASICAYGACIYLKATDEYGNCTARLVAAKSRVAPLKVVSLARLELCAAVLLIQLVEKVIPILNIKIKNKYYWTDSAIVNPG; encoded by the exons ATGTTG TCTGATCTAGCACTAAGCGAAGAAAATAGGTCATTACAAACTATATTATGGCGATCACAACCCAGCGATAAATTAAAAGAGTATTGTTTAAATACGATAACGTACGGAACAACACCCGCGTCATATTTGGCCACCGCGTGTCTCGAAAAATTAGCGCAAGAATGTGAAGAAAAAACCTCGTTGGCTTCTCGGGCGATTAAGTCCGATTTTTATATGGACGATCTTTTAACGGGCGCCAACACGATTGCAGATGCTGTTAATTTAAGAGAGGAGGTGATAAACACTATGAACAGTGCTGGATTCGTATTACGAAAATGGATATTTAATGAGCATGCATTATTGACAAATATATCGAATAATAATGACGATCCAATGTTCATCCTAAATATAGACGGCACCGCGGTAAAGACGCTAGGATTGTACTGGGATCCTCGGACGGACGCTTATCAGTACAAAATTAGTAATCGCAATTATACTAACGACCTGGCGATGTCGAAAAGAAAAGTATTGTCTACCATTGCGACAATTTACGATCCGTTAGGATTAATCGGTCCTGTAATCGTAACCGCAAAAATTCTAATGCAAAAGCTATGGCAACACAAATTAGAATGGGATGCTGTATTGCCGGCGCAATTAAAGGAAGAATGGGGCAATTATCTTGAAGAGTTAACTgacattgaaaatataaaaattccacGAAGAATAATAGGCGTCgagaataataatgaaatcgAAATGCACGGTTTTGCCGACGCATCAATTTGCGCGTATGGGGCATGCATTTACTTAAAGGCTACGGACGAATACGGCAACTGCACAGCGCGGCTAGTCGCCGCGAAATCACGCGTAGCGCCCTTAAAGGTAGTATCGCTAGCCCGATTAGAGCTTTGCGCTGCCGTGTTATTAATACAGCTGGTAGAAAAGGTGATAccgattttaaatataaaaataaaaaataagtattattggaCCGACTCGGCCATAGTAAACCCTGGCTAA